A region of Pseudomonas putida DNA encodes the following proteins:
- a CDS encoding DUF4398 domain-containing protein, producing MELTTMKTRTFKPSSTHVRGFKLAALALGSSLVLAGCAGNPPTEQYAVTQSAVNSAVSAGGTEYAAVEMKAAQDKFKQAEIAMHDKQYDDAKRLAEQAEWDARLAERKAQAAKAQKAVQDARQGVQDVREEGLRSAQ from the coding sequence ATGGAGCTGACCACCATGAAGACCCGCACTTTCAAACCGTCATCCACTCATGTGCGCGGGTTCAAGCTGGCCGCGCTGGCCCTGGGCAGTAGCCTGGTCCTGGCCGGCTGTGCGGGCAACCCGCCCACCGAGCAGTATGCCGTTACCCAATCCGCCGTGAACTCTGCCGTCAGTGCTGGCGGTACCGAGTACGCCGCCGTGGAGATGAAAGCGGCCCAGGACAAGTTCAAGCAAGCCGAAATCGCCATGCACGACAAGCAGTACGACGACGCCAAGCGTCTGGCCGAACAGGCTGAATGGGACGCCCGCCTCGCGGAACGCAAGGCTCAGGCGGCCAAGGCCCAGAAGGCTGTGCAGGATGCCCGTCAGGGCGTTCAGGACGTACGTGAGGAAGGCCTGCGCAGCGCTCAGTGA
- a CDS encoding OmpA family protein, with protein MRKHVMIPALLALSVGLAACSHDPNANLESARTNFSALQSDPQSSKVAALETKDAQDWLNKADKAYMDREDQKKVDQLAYLTNQRVEVAKQTIALRTAEGELKNASAQRAQAKLDARDAQIAKLQDSLNAKQTDRGTLVTFGDVLFDFNKAELKSNAYPNVTKLAQFLQENPERKVIVEGYTDSVGSSNYNQTLSERRAGAVRMALVRAGVDPARIVAQGYGKEYPVADNGSNSGRAQNRRVEVTISNDNQPVAPRSVSQVQ; from the coding sequence ATGCGCAAACACGTCATGATTCCCGCCCTGCTGGCCCTGAGCGTCGGTCTTGCAGCCTGCTCGCACGACCCGAACGCCAACCTTGAGTCGGCCCGCACCAACTTCTCCGCGCTGCAGAGCGACCCGCAGTCGAGCAAGGTCGCCGCGCTGGAGACCAAGGATGCCCAGGACTGGCTGAACAAGGCCGACAAGGCCTACATGGATCGCGAGGACCAGAAAAAGGTCGATCAACTCGCCTACCTGACCAACCAGCGTGTTGAAGTCGCCAAGCAGACCATTGCCCTGCGCACCGCCGAAGGCGAACTGAAAAACGCCTCTGCCCAGCGCGCCCAGGCCAAACTGGATGCCCGTGATGCGCAGATCGCCAAGCTGCAGGACAGCCTCAATGCCAAGCAGACCGACCGCGGTACGCTGGTGACCTTCGGCGACGTCCTGTTCGACTTCAACAAGGCCGAGCTCAAGAGCAACGCCTACCCCAACGTCACCAAGCTGGCCCAGTTCCTTCAGGAAAACCCGGAACGCAAGGTGATCGTAGAGGGCTACACCGACAGCGTCGGCTCGTCCAACTACAACCAAACCCTCTCCGAGCGTCGCGCCGGTGCGGTGCGCATGGCACTGGTACGCGCGGGTGTCGACCCGGCGCGGATCGTCGCCCAGGGTTATGGCAAGGAGTACCCGGTGGCTGACAACGGCAGCAACTCGGGCCGTGCGCAGAACCGTCGGGTGGAGGTGACCATCTCCAATGACAACCAGCCAGTGGCACCGCGTTCGGTGAGCCAGGTGCAGTAA
- a CDS encoding type II toxin-antitoxin system Phd/YefM family antitoxin, protein MTYPVLADLAASITDLKKDPMGTIREAAGETVVILNRNEPAFYAVPPERYEAMMELIDDMQLAELVRQRRGEPTVKVDIDELIAQAEGSKKPQP, encoded by the coding sequence ATGACCTACCCGGTTCTAGCCGATCTGGCAGCATCCATCACTGACCTGAAAAAGGACCCCATGGGCACGATCCGTGAAGCGGCTGGTGAAACGGTGGTCATCCTAAATCGCAACGAGCCGGCGTTCTATGCAGTACCACCAGAACGTTACGAAGCGATGATGGAGTTGATCGACGACATGCAACTGGCTGAGCTGGTACGCCAGCGACGTGGCGAGCCCACCGTGAAAGTGGATATTGATGAGCTCATCGCCCAAGCCGAAGGCAGCAAAAAACCACAGCCTTGA
- a CDS encoding type II toxin-antitoxin system RelE family toxin: MSSSPKPKAAKNHSLEFNIRAQREFRKLDSQLQIQFARKLKERLAQPRVDKDKLSSMPDCYKIKLRSSGYRLVYQVIDERVVVIVIAVGKRERSDVYDAAKSRLI; this comes from the coding sequence ATGAGCTCATCGCCCAAGCCGAAGGCAGCAAAAAACCACAGCCTTGAATTCAATATTCGGGCACAGAGGGAATTCAGAAAACTGGATAGCCAACTGCAAATCCAGTTTGCGCGAAAGCTCAAAGAGCGCTTGGCGCAGCCCAGGGTGGACAAGGACAAATTGTCCAGCATGCCCGACTGCTACAAGATCAAGCTGAGGTCATCGGGCTATCGCCTGGTTTATCAGGTTATCGATGAGCGAGTGGTGGTCATCGTCATCGCTGTAGGCAAGCGAGAAAGAAGCGATGTGTACGATGCGGCAAAGTCTCGCTTGATCTGA
- a CDS encoding alpha/beta hydrolase, with the protein MKPTTRTFSECCRLLALGVLLLGLAGCSSLLFYPEPGQPFTPERAKLDYRDVALTTADGVRLHGWWLPAKAGVELKGTVLHLHGNGGNLAGHLGGSYWLPEQGYQVLMIDYRGYGLSHGKPSLPEVYEDIAAAIAWLDKAPEVQGKPLVLLGQSLGGAMAIHYLAAHPEQRQRFSALVFDGVPASYRAVGRFALSTSWMTWPLQVPLSWLVPDGDSAIGSVERLDSPPKLFFHSIDDRLVPLDNGIRLYQHAPPPRVLQLTRGGHVQTFADPVWRQVMLRFLDDPSHFNGLRRLAEVPNYPDEKNKQ; encoded by the coding sequence TTGAAGCCGACTACGCGAACATTCTCTGAATGCTGCCGCCTGCTGGCCCTCGGGGTACTCCTGCTGGGCCTGGCCGGTTGCAGTAGCCTGCTGTTCTACCCTGAGCCCGGCCAACCCTTTACCCCGGAACGGGCCAAGCTCGACTACCGTGACGTCGCCCTGACCACCGCCGATGGCGTGCGCCTGCATGGTTGGTGGCTGCCGGCCAAGGCCGGCGTCGAGCTCAAGGGCACCGTGCTGCACTTGCATGGTAACGGCGGCAACCTGGCGGGCCATCTGGGGGGCAGCTACTGGCTGCCGGAGCAGGGCTACCAGGTGCTGATGATCGATTACCGGGGCTATGGGCTGTCCCACGGCAAGCCGAGCTTGCCCGAGGTCTATGAAGACATTGCGGCGGCCATAGCCTGGTTGGACAAAGCGCCCGAGGTCCAGGGCAAGCCGCTGGTGCTGCTGGGGCAGAGCCTGGGCGGCGCCATGGCCATTCACTACCTGGCGGCCCACCCCGAGCAGCGCCAGCGCTTCAGTGCGCTGGTGTTCGATGGCGTGCCGGCCAGTTACCGTGCGGTCGGGCGCTTTGCCCTGAGTACCTCGTGGATGACCTGGCCACTGCAAGTGCCCCTGTCGTGGCTGGTGCCGGACGGCGACAGCGCGATTGGTTCGGTCGAGCGACTGGACAGCCCGCCGAAGCTGTTCTTCCACAGCATCGACGACCGCCTGGTGCCACTGGACAACGGCATCCGCCTGTACCAGCACGCGCCGCCGCCGCGGGTCCTGCAACTGACCCGTGGTGGCCATGTGCAGACCTTCGCCGACCCGGTGTGGCGCCAGGTGATGCTGCGCTTTCTTGATGACCCGAGTCATTTCAACGGCCTGCGGCGGCTTGCCGAAGTGCCCAATTACCCTGACGAGAAGAACAAGCAATGA
- a CDS encoding flavohemoglobin expression-modulating QEGLA motif protein has product MDEYQQTIRALSDRIVAAQTPIRVLDAVKWDDNIRHGFLKAKGKEPPAVDRAYYQSRPLSFDSNAVKAEFQNIERDITRQLGQFNPVGQIMRRMCKEYRMVVRMLEARGTEDFGLISQELYGAASDAFHAGDPTLADLGLMLSDYLNNIDGRGDLKDEPKNLTAKEAVDILQRRLNKVFGEAEETIRVFESDGIVADAAAGADYIKVRADAMFNSRDVRALEVHEGLVHVGTTLNGLNQPICTFLAKGPPSSTVTQEGLAILMEVIAFASYPSRLRKLTNRTRAIHMVEEGADFLQVFEFFRAQGFEMAQSYSNASRVFRGSVPNGLPFTKDLSYLKGFIMVYNYIQLAVKKGKLEQIPLLFCGKTTLEDMRTLRQLVEEGLVEPPKYLPEQFRDLNALSAWMCFSNFLNHLSLDRIEADYANIL; this is encoded by the coding sequence GTGGACGAGTACCAGCAAACCATACGCGCACTGTCAGACCGCATCGTCGCGGCGCAGACCCCCATTCGTGTGCTCGATGCGGTGAAATGGGACGACAACATCCGCCACGGCTTCCTCAAGGCCAAGGGCAAGGAGCCACCCGCCGTAGACCGCGCCTACTACCAGTCGCGCCCGCTGTCGTTCGATTCCAATGCCGTAAAGGCCGAATTCCAGAACATCGAGCGCGACATCACCCGCCAGTTGGGCCAGTTCAACCCGGTCGGGCAGATCATGCGGCGTATGTGCAAGGAATACCGCATGGTGGTGCGCATGCTCGAAGCGCGCGGCACCGAGGACTTCGGGCTGATCTCGCAGGAGCTCTACGGCGCGGCGTCCGACGCCTTCCACGCCGGTGACCCGACCCTGGCCGACCTGGGCCTGATGCTCTCGGACTACCTGAACAACATCGATGGCCGTGGCGACCTCAAGGACGAGCCAAAGAACCTGACCGCCAAGGAGGCCGTGGACATCCTCCAGCGCCGCCTGAACAAGGTGTTCGGCGAGGCCGAGGAAACCATCCGCGTGTTCGAGTCCGACGGCATCGTCGCCGATGCGGCGGCAGGTGCCGACTACATCAAGGTGCGCGCCGATGCCATGTTCAACAGCCGCGATGTGCGTGCGCTGGAGGTGCATGAGGGGCTGGTGCATGTGGGGACTACGTTGAACGGTCTCAATCAGCCGATCTGCACCTTCCTGGCCAAAGGGCCACCCTCGTCGACGGTGACTCAGGAAGGGCTGGCGATTCTCATGGAGGTGATCGCCTTCGCGTCCTACCCTAGCCGGCTGCGCAAGCTCACCAACCGTACACGCGCCATCCACATGGTCGAGGAGGGCGCCGATTTCCTCCAGGTGTTCGAGTTTTTCCGTGCCCAGGGCTTTGAAATGGCGCAGAGCTACAGCAACGCCAGCCGGGTATTCCGCGGCTCGGTGCCCAACGGGTTGCCATTCACCAAGGACTTGTCCTACCTCAAGGGCTTCATCATGGTTTACAACTATATTCAGTTGGCCGTGAAGAAGGGCAAGCTCGAGCAGATCCCGCTGCTGTTCTGTGGCAAGACCACCCTGGAAGACATGCGCACCCTTCGCCAACTGGTCGAGGAAGGGCTGGTCGAGCCACCCAAGTACCTGCCCGAACAGTTCCGTGACCTCAACGCGCTGTCGGCCTGGATGTGCTTCTCCAACTTCCTCAACCACCTGAGCCTGGATCGCATTGAAGCCGACTACGCGAACATTCTCTGA
- a CDS encoding TetR/AcrR family transcriptional regulator, with the protein MAEQGAAGIATAVAESVQYQGRKTARQGSEQRRQLILDAAMRIVVRDGVRGVRHRAVAAEAGVPLSATTYYFKDIEDLLTDTFAQYVERSAAYMAKLWANTEVVLRQLLAQGDGSPQARARLADEVARMTADYVSRQLLNRRDFLMAEQAFRQEALLCPRLAELVCAHEQILLHGTRQLLQVVGSRQPEQDAQMLTAIIEQMEYQGLLKDANVQADGQMLAMLTRYLHLVLASA; encoded by the coding sequence ATCGCCGAGCAAGGCGCCGCCGGCATCGCCACCGCCGTCGCCGAAAGTGTGCAGTACCAAGGCCGCAAGACTGCCCGTCAAGGCAGCGAACAGCGTCGCCAGCTGATCCTCGACGCCGCCATGCGCATCGTCGTGCGCGACGGTGTGCGCGGTGTGCGCCACCGTGCCGTGGCCGCCGAGGCGGGTGTGCCCCTGTCGGCCACCACCTATTACTTCAAGGACATCGAGGACCTGCTCACCGATACCTTCGCCCAGTACGTCGAGCGCAGTGCCGCCTACATGGCCAAGCTCTGGGCCAACACCGAGGTGGTTCTGCGCCAGCTGCTCGCCCAGGGCGATGGCAGCCCGCAGGCCAGGGCGCGGCTGGCCGACGAGGTGGCGCGCATGACGGCGGATTATGTATCCCGTCAGTTGCTCAATCGCCGCGACTTTCTCATGGCCGAACAAGCCTTCCGCCAGGAGGCACTGTTGTGCCCGCGCCTGGCCGAACTGGTATGCGCCCACGAGCAGATCCTGCTGCACGGGACCCGACAGTTACTGCAGGTAGTCGGATCGCGGCAACCGGAACAAGACGCGCAAATGTTGACGGCGATTATCGAGCAGATGGAATATCAGGGCCTGCTCAAGGATGCGAACGTGCAAGCCGATGGGCAGATGCTCGCTATGCTTACCCGTTACCTGCACCTGGTGCTGGCATCGGCCTGA
- the lysS gene encoding lysine--tRNA ligase has product MSDLNSAPQDLQQEENTLIALRKEKLAAERAKGNAFPNDFRRDSYCNDLQKQYADKTKEELEAAAIPVKVAGRIMLNRGSFMVIQDMTGRIQVYVNRKTLPEETLAAVKTWDLGDIISAEGTLARSGKGDLYVEMTNVRLLTKSLRPLPDKHHGLTDTEQRYRQRYVDLMVNEETRHTFRVRSQVISHIRKFLIERDFLEVETPMLQTIPGGAAAKPFETHHNALDMAMFLRIAPELYLKRLVVGGFEKVFEINRNFRNEGVSTRHNPEFTMLEFYQAYADYNDNMDLTEELFRELAQLVLGSTDVPYGDKVFHFGEPFVRLSVFDSILKYNPELTAADLQDVDKARDIAKKAGAKVLGHEGLGKLQVMIFEELVEHKLEQPHFITEYPFEVSPLARRNDDNPAVTDRFELFIGGREIANAYSELNDAEDQAERFLAQVAEKDAGDDEAMHYDADFVRALEYGMPPTAGEGIGIDRLVMLLTNSPSIRDVILFPHMRPQA; this is encoded by the coding sequence ATGAGCGACCTCAATAGCGCACCGCAAGACCTGCAACAGGAAGAAAACACCCTGATCGCCCTGCGCAAGGAAAAACTTGCCGCTGAGCGCGCCAAGGGCAATGCCTTCCCCAATGACTTCCGTCGCGACAGCTACTGCAACGACCTGCAGAAGCAGTACGCCGACAAGACCAAGGAAGAACTGGAAGCTGCAGCGATTCCGGTCAAGGTTGCCGGGCGCATCATGCTCAATCGTGGCTCGTTCATGGTCATCCAGGACATGACCGGTCGCATCCAGGTCTACGTCAACCGCAAGACCCTGCCGGAAGAAACCCTGGCCGCCGTCAAGACCTGGGACCTGGGCGACATCATCAGCGCCGAGGGCACCCTGGCCCGCTCCGGCAAAGGCGACCTGTACGTCGAGATGACCAACGTGCGCCTGCTGACCAAGTCGCTGCGCCCGCTGCCTGACAAGCACCACGGCCTGACCGACACCGAGCAGCGCTACCGTCAGCGTTACGTCGACCTGATGGTCAACGAAGAAACCCGCCACACCTTCCGCGTCCGCTCGCAGGTGATCTCGCACATCCGCAAGTTCCTGATCGAGCGTGACTTCCTCGAAGTCGAAACGCCGATGCTGCAGACCATCCCCGGCGGCGCCGCGGCCAAGCCGTTCGAAACCCACCACAACGCCCTGGACATGGCCATGTTCCTGCGTATCGCGCCGGAGCTGTACCTCAAGCGCCTGGTGGTCGGTGGTTTCGAGAAAGTCTTCGAGATCAACCGCAACTTCCGTAACGAAGGTGTATCGACCCGGCACAACCCCGAGTTCACCATGCTCGAGTTCTACCAGGCCTACGCCGACTACAACGACAACATGGACCTCACCGAAGAGCTGTTCCGCGAGCTGGCGCAGCTGGTGCTGGGCAGCACCGACGTGCCGTACGGCGACAAGGTGTTCCACTTCGGCGAGCCGTTCGTGCGCCTGTCGGTGTTCGACTCGATCCTCAAGTACAACCCCGAGCTGACCGCCGCCGACCTGCAGGACGTCGACAAGGCCCGTGACATCGCCAAGAAAGCCGGTGCCAAGGTGCTGGGCCATGAAGGCCTGGGCAAGCTGCAGGTGATGATTTTCGAAGAGCTGGTCGAGCACAAGCTGGAGCAGCCGCACTTCATCACCGAGTACCCGTTCGAAGTGTCGCCGCTGGCCCGTCGCAACGACGACAACCCGGCTGTGACCGACCGCTTCGAGCTGTTCATCGGTGGCCGCGAAATCGCCAACGCCTACTCCGAGCTTAACGATGCCGAAGACCAGGCCGAGCGCTTCCTGGCCCAGGTGGCCGAGAAGGATGCCGGTGACGACGAAGCCATGCACTACGATGCCGACTTCGTCCGCGCCCTGGAATACGGCATGCCGCCGACAGCCGGTGAAGGCATCGGTATCGACCGCCTGGTAATGCTGCTGACCAACTCGCCGTCGATTCGCGATGTGATCCTGTTCCCACATATGCGTCCGCAGGCCTGA
- the prfB gene encoding peptide chain release factor 2 (programmed frameshift), which yields MEIQPILNTIKDLTERSQSIRGYLDYDHKHDRLIEVNRELEDPNVWNKPEYAQELGRELAALKQIVETLDELSGGLNDCRDLLDMAVEENDEGAVDDVIAELQRLEESLAKLEFRRMFSGEMDMNNAYLDIQAGSGGTEAQDWANILLRMYLRWADKRGFDATIMELSEGEVAGIKGATVHIKGEYAFGWLRTEIGVHRLVRKSPFDSGARRHTSFSAVFVSPEIDDKVEIEINPSDLRIDTYRSSGAGGQHVNTTDSAVRITHVPTNTVVSCQNERSQHANKDTAMKMLRAKLYELEMQKRSAASQALEDSKSDIGWGHQIRSYVLDASRIKDLRTNVERSDCNKVLDGDIDEYLEASLKQGL from the exons ATGGAAATCCAACCGATCCTGAACACCATCAAGGACCTCACCGAGCGTTCCCAGTCCATTCGGGGGTATCTT GACTACGATCACAAGCATGACCGCCTGATCGAAGTTAATCGCGAGCTGGAAGATCCAAACGTCTGGAACAAGCCCGAATATGCCCAGGAACTGGGCCGCGAGCTCGCTGCCCTCAAGCAGATCGTCGAGACCCTGGATGAACTGTCCGGTGGCCTGAACGACTGCCGCGACCTGCTGGACATGGCCGTCGAAGAGAACGACGAAGGCGCCGTTGACGACGTGATCGCCGAGCTGCAGCGCCTCGAAGAATCCCTGGCCAAGCTCGAATTCCGCCGCATGTTCAGCGGTGAGATGGACATGAACAACGCCTACCTGGACATCCAGGCCGGCTCTGGCGGCACCGAAGCCCAGGACTGGGCCAACATCCTGCTGCGCATGTACCTGCGCTGGGCGGACAAGCGCGGTTTCGACGCCACCATCATGGAACTCTCCGAAGGTGAAGTCGCCGGCATCAAGGGCGCTACCGTGCACATCAAGGGCGAATACGCCTTCGGCTGGCTGCGTACCGAAATCGGCGTGCATCGCCTGGTGCGCAAGAGCCCGTTCGACTCCGGTGCCCGTCGCCACACTTCGTTCTCGGCCGTCTTCGTATCGCCCGAGATCGACGACAAGGTCGAGATCGAGATCAACCCGTCCGACCTGCGTATCGACACCTACCGCTCCTCCGGCGCCGGCGGCCAGCACGTCAACACCACCGACTCCGCGGTGCGTATCACCCACGTGCCGACCAATACCGTAGTCAGCTGCCAGAACGAACGTTCCCAGCACGCCAACAAAGACACCGCCATGAAAATGCTGCGGGCCAAGTTGTACGAGCTGGAAATGCAGAAGCGTAGCGCCGCCTCCCAAGCCTTGGAAGACAGCAAATCGGACATCGGCTGGGGCCACCAGATTCGCTCGTACGTGCTCGACGCGTCGCGGATCAAGGACCTGCGCACCAACGTTGAACGCAGCGACTGCAACAAGGTGCTCGACGGCGATATCGACGAATACCTGGAAGCCAGCCTGAAACAGGGCTTGTAA
- the wspR gene encoding Wsp signal transduction system regulator diguanylate cyclase WspR (signal transduction system involved in biofilm formation), whose translation MNDLPIEGFATAHQNSAMVLLVDDQAMIGEAVRRGLAHEDNIDFHFCADPHQAVAQAMRIKPTVILQDLIMPGLDGLTLVREYRNNPATQDIPIIVLSTKEDPLVKSAAFAAGANDYLVKLPDNIELVARIRYHSRSYLTLLQRDEAYRALRVSQQQLLDSNLMLQRLMNSDGLTGLSNRRHFDEYLELEWRRAMREQQQLSLLMIDVDYFKAYNDSFGHLAGDEALRQVAEAIRGSCSRPTDLPARYGGEEFALVLPNTSPGGARLIAEKLRQTVLGLGIPHNAPVADSRLTVSIGLATQTPAVGGHCRQLISAADKGLYQAKDSGRNQVGIA comes from the coding sequence ATGAATGATTTACCGATCGAAGGTTTCGCGACCGCCCACCAAAATTCGGCGATGGTTTTGTTGGTCGACGATCAGGCAATGATCGGCGAAGCGGTGCGTCGTGGCCTGGCCCATGAAGACAACATCGACTTCCATTTTTGCGCCGACCCGCACCAGGCGGTAGCCCAGGCCATGCGCATCAAGCCGACGGTCATCCTGCAGGATCTGATCATGCCGGGCCTGGATGGGCTGACCCTGGTGCGTGAGTATCGGAACAATCCGGCTACGCAGGATATTCCGATCATCGTCCTGTCTACCAAAGAAGACCCGCTGGTCAAGAGTGCGGCGTTTGCTGCGGGGGCCAACGACTACTTGGTCAAGTTGCCGGACAACATCGAACTGGTTGCGCGTATTCGCTACCACTCGCGCTCGTACTTGACTTTGCTCCAGCGTGACGAGGCGTACCGCGCCTTGCGGGTCAGTCAGCAACAGTTGCTTGATTCCAATCTGATGCTGCAGCGGTTGATGAATTCCGATGGCCTGACTGGGCTTTCCAACCGGCGTCATTTCGATGAGTACCTGGAGTTGGAGTGGCGTCGGGCGATGCGTGAGCAGCAGCAGTTGTCGTTGCTGATGATCGATGTCGACTACTTCAAGGCTTATAACGACAGCTTCGGGCATCTGGCGGGGGATGAGGCGTTGCGTCAGGTGGCTGAAGCGATCCGTGGTTCGTGCTCGCGGCCGACTGATTTGCCGGCGCGCTATGGGGGCGAGGAGTTTGCCTTGGTGTTGCCCAATACGTCTCCGGGTGGGGCGCGGTTGATTGCTGAGAAACTGCGCCAGACGGTGTTGGGGTTGGGGATTCCGCATAATGCGCCGGTGGCGGATTCGCGGTTGACCGTGAGCATTGGTTTGGCGACCCAGACGCCGGCTGTTGGTGGGCATTGTCGGCAGCTGATTTCGGCGGCGGATAAGGGGTTGTATCAGGCCAAGGACAGCGGGCGTAACCAGGTGGGTATTGCCTGA
- the wspF gene encoding Wsp signal transduction system protein-glutamate methylesterase WspF (signal transduction system involved in biofilm formation), whose product MKIAIVNDMPMAVEALRRALAFEPAHQVIWVAGNGAEAVQLCAEQQPDLILMDLIMPVMDGVEATRRIMAETPCAIVIVTVDRKQNVHRVFEAMGHGALDVVDTPALGAGDAREAAAPLLRKILNIGWLIGQQRTPAERPVATPLREASQRRGLVAIGSSAGGPAALELLLRGLPPAFPAAIVLVQHVDQVFAAGMAEWLSSAAGLPVRLAREGEPPQPGQVLLAGTNHHIRLLQNGQLAYTAEPVNEIYRPSIDVFFESVARYWRGDAVGVLLTGMGRDGAQGLKLMRQQGFLTIAQDQASSAVYGMPKAAAAIDAAVEIRPLERIAGRLMEFFAK is encoded by the coding sequence ATGAAGATCGCCATTGTCAACGATATGCCCATGGCGGTGGAGGCGTTGCGCCGGGCGCTGGCTTTCGAGCCCGCGCACCAGGTGATCTGGGTGGCAGGCAACGGCGCCGAGGCGGTGCAACTGTGCGCTGAGCAGCAGCCTGACTTGATCCTGATGGACCTGATCATGCCGGTGATGGACGGGGTCGAGGCGACGCGGCGGATCATGGCCGAAACCCCCTGCGCCATCGTGATCGTCACGGTCGATCGCAAGCAGAACGTGCACCGGGTGTTCGAGGCCATGGGCCATGGCGCTCTGGATGTAGTCGATACCCCGGCCCTGGGGGCGGGTGATGCCCGAGAGGCGGCGGCACCCTTGCTGCGCAAGATCCTCAATATCGGCTGGCTGATCGGCCAGCAGCGCACGCCTGCCGAGCGCCCGGTCGCCACGCCATTGCGCGAAGCGTCGCAGCGTCGTGGGCTGGTGGCAATCGGTTCGTCGGCGGGCGGCCCGGCTGCGCTCGAGCTCCTGCTCAGGGGCTTGCCCCCGGCGTTTCCGGCGGCCATCGTGCTGGTCCAGCATGTTGACCAGGTGTTTGCCGCTGGCATGGCTGAATGGCTCAGCAGTGCGGCCGGCCTGCCGGTGCGCCTGGCCCGTGAAGGTGAGCCGCCGCAACCGGGGCAGGTGTTACTGGCGGGTACCAACCACCATATTCGCCTGCTGCAAAACGGCCAACTGGCCTACACTGCCGAACCCGTCAACGAAATCTACCGGCCCTCGATCGATGTGTTCTTTGAGAGCGTGGCGCGCTACTGGCGCGGCGATGCCGTGGGCGTGCTGCTCACGGGCATGGGCCGCGACGGCGCCCAGGGCCTGAAACTGATGCGCCAGCAGGGCTTTCTGACCATCGCCCAGGACCAGGCCAGCAGCGCCGTCTACGGCATGCCCAAGGCCGCCGCGGCGATCGACGCAGCGGTGGAAATCCGCCCGCTGGAGCGAATAGCTGGGCGCTTGATGGAATTCTTTGCAAAATGA